A DNA window from Helianthus annuus cultivar XRQ/B chromosome 15, HanXRQr2.0-SUNRISE, whole genome shotgun sequence contains the following coding sequences:
- the LOC110900813 gene encoding glutathione S-transferase T3-like, whose amino-acid sequence MKTPPKKKMTLGGKKAKMERQSWSKYQEEALAKAWVHCTTDKKKGNQQTCDGFWRSILDHYNVTVGGSNRTVHQVRSNWIPMMTKINHFNSLYQQADRTRDSGCDDLDVMKIALKDFQNKYPSGFQHVEAWEVVRKHDKWAQVPLLSEEGEGSAQKRKSVNKDPSIPDMKKTPRHKEHNGETSVKRHRPRARLSWRHNSKNTPP is encoded by the exons ATGAAGACGCCGCCAAAGAAGAAGATGACGCTCGGGGGTAAAAAGGCAAAAATGGAACGCCAATCTTGGTCAAAATaccaagaagaggcgttggcgaaggcgtgggtacattgcACTACCGACAAAaagaagggcaatcaacaaaCATGCGATGGTTTTTGGCGTAGCATTTTAGATCATTATAACGTCACCGTTggtggaagtaaccggaccgtgcatcaagtacggtctaaCTGGATACCGATGATGACGAAAATAAACCATTTCAACagcctataccaacaagcg gatcgcacacgagaTAGCGGGTGTGACGATCTCGACGTGATGAAAATTGCTTTAAAGGATTTTCAAAATAAATATCCGAGCGGTTTTCAACATGTCGAGGCatgggaggtcgttcgaaaacacgacaaatgggcccaagtcccattgttgAGTGAGGAAGGGGAAGGTTCGGCACAAAAAAGAAAGTCCGTTAACAAGGACCCTTCCATACCCGATATGAAGAagacccctcgccacaaagaacacaacggcgagacaagcgtcaagcgaCATCGTCCGAGGGCTCGGCtgagttggcggcacaattcaaagaaTACACCGCCATGA
- the LOC110897819 gene encoding peroxidase 72 codes for MAQSTSITVFVVLIISTLALVNGSYLYPQFYDRSCPKAKDIVRSVVAKAVAKEARMAASLLRLHFHDCFVKGCDASILLDNSGSVISEKGSVPNRNSARGFEVIDQIKAALEKACPQTVSCADIMALAARDSTVLAGGPSWEVPLGRRDSLGASLSGSNQNIPAPNNTFQTILTKFKLKGLDIVDFVTLSGSHTIGNARCTSIRQRLYNNTGNGRPDFSLDQSYAARLRQNCPRSGGDQNLFFLDPVSPTKFDNNYYKNLIAKKGLLSSDEILFTQNQQTMQYVKQYAANQELFFQQFAKSMVKMGNISPLTGKSGQIRKICRKVNS; via the exons ATGGCTCAATCGACTTCAATCACCGTGTTCGTGGTTCTAATCATCTCTACCCTGGCTCTAGTCAATGGGTCTTACCTCTACCCTCAGTTTTATGACAGGTCATGTCCAAAGGCTAAAGACATTGTTCGGTCTGTTGTCGCAAAAGCTGTTGCGAAAGAAGCTCGTATGGCGGCTTCTTTACTCAGACTCCATTTCCACGATTGTTTTGTCAAG GGGTGTGATGCTTCAATTCTTCTCGACAACAGCGGAAGCGTAATTAGCGAGAAGGGGTCCGTCCCTAACCGCAACTCGGCCCGTGGGTTTGAAGTCATTGATCAAATCAAAGCTGCATTGGAAAAGGCGTGCCCACAAACCGTCTCCTGTGCTGATATCATGGCTTTGGCAGCTAGAGACTCCACCGTTTTG GCTGGTGGACCAAGTTGGGAAGTCCCATTGGGCAGAAGGGACTCACTAGGTGCAAGTTTGAGTGGTTCAAACCAAAACATTCCAGCTCCAAACAACACTTTTCAGACCATTCTCACAAAATTCAAGCTCAAGGGTCTTGACATTGTTGATTTTGTAACACTTTCAG GAAGTCACACAATAGGAAATGCTAGGTGCACCAGTATCAGGCAAAGGCTATACAACAACACGGGCAACGGGCGGCCAGACTTTTCGCTAGACCAATCATACGCAGCAAGGCTTCGCCAGAACTGCCCGAGATCTGGGGGCGATCAAAATCTGTTTTTCTTGGATCCTGTGTCACCGACAAAATTCGACAACAATTATTACAAGAACCTAATAGCTAAAAAGGGACTTCTAAGCTCTGATGAAATACTTTTTACTCAAAACCAACAAACAATGCAGTATGTGAAGCAGTATGCCGCAAATCAAGAGCTTTTCTTCCAGCAGTTTGCAAAGTCAATGGTTAAAATGGGAAATATTTCTCCATTGACCGGTAAAAGTGGTCAAATCAGAAAGATTTGTAGGAAAGTCAACAGTTAA